Proteins from a single region of Streptomyces glaucescens:
- a CDS encoding acyltransferase family protein → MFHAASFRRRAPVPPAQSPAPGVPGPRAPRSPQSGKQRDAFFDNAKFLAIVLVAVGHVWDPLKGGSRTLEGAYNVVYAFHMPAFIVISGYFSRSFDLRPGRLKRLVTGVAVPYVVFETAYPVFKRVVGGDPGYDITLLDPWYLTWFLCALFLWRLTTPVWQALRRPLPVALGVAMAASASPEIGDDLDLQRVLQFLPYFVLGLCLRPAHFHLVRRRSVRIASVPVLAGALAVGWWAVPRMDTAWFYHRDAAQELGVAWWVGPVMVAAMFGCSLVLTACFFAWVPRRRTWFTALGAGTLYGYLLHGFVVKAGVYLGWFDHAWLHRPLGGAVAAALAAAGVTLLCTGPVRRVFRCVVEPRMDWAFRQDGPRAAQGDRVGGSGGSAQKSGSSGEGGDGGRSGTAPGERRDDRVGRETTRV, encoded by the coding sequence ATGTTCCACGCCGCCTCGTTCCGCCGCAGGGCGCCGGTCCCCCCGGCACAGTCGCCGGCCCCGGGGGTGCCGGGTCCACGGGCACCGCGGAGTCCGCAGTCCGGAAAGCAGCGCGACGCATTCTTCGACAACGCCAAATTCCTGGCGATCGTGCTGGTGGCCGTCGGTCACGTCTGGGATCCGCTGAAGGGCGGAAGCCGCACCCTCGAAGGCGCGTACAACGTCGTGTACGCCTTTCACATGCCGGCGTTCATCGTCATCTCCGGTTACTTCTCGCGGAGTTTCGATCTGCGCCCCGGCCGGCTCAAGCGGCTGGTCACCGGTGTCGCCGTGCCGTACGTCGTCTTCGAGACCGCCTATCCGGTCTTCAAGCGGGTCGTCGGCGGGGACCCGGGCTACGACATCACCCTGCTCGACCCCTGGTACCTGACCTGGTTCCTGTGCGCGCTGTTCCTGTGGCGGCTCACCACCCCGGTCTGGCAAGCGCTCCGCCGGCCGCTCCCCGTCGCGCTCGGTGTCGCGATGGCGGCGTCGGCCAGCCCGGAGATCGGCGACGACCTGGACCTCCAGCGGGTGCTCCAGTTCCTGCCGTACTTCGTGCTCGGCCTGTGCCTGCGGCCCGCCCACTTCCACCTGGTGCGCCGCCGTTCGGTGCGGATCGCGTCGGTTCCGGTCCTGGCCGGCGCGCTGGCCGTGGGCTGGTGGGCCGTACCGCGGATGGACACCGCCTGGTTCTACCACCGGGACGCGGCGCAGGAGCTGGGCGTGGCGTGGTGGGTGGGTCCGGTGATGGTGGCGGCGATGTTCGGCTGCTCACTGGTGCTGACCGCCTGCTTTTTCGCCTGGGTACCGCGCCGCCGCACGTGGTTCACGGCGCTGGGCGCGGGCACGCTGTACGGCTACCTGCTGCACGGGTTCGTGGTCAAGGCCGGTGTCTACCTGGGCTGGTTCGACCACGCGTGGCTGCACCGGCCGCTCGGCGGGGCCGTCGCGGCCGCGCTGGCCGCCGCCGGTGTGACGCTGCTGTGCACCGGGCCCGTGCGGCGGGTGTTCCGGTGCGTGGTGGAGCCGCGGATGGACTGGGCGTTCCGGCAGGACGGCCCCCGGGCTGCCCAGGGGGACCGGGTCGGCGGGAGCGGCGGGAGCGCCCAGAAGAGCGGGAGCAGCGGTGAGGGCGGGGACGGCGGGAGGAGCGGGACGGCCCCGGGGGAACGGCGGGACGACCGGGTCGGACGCGAGACCACCCGCGTGTGA
- a CDS encoding HD domain-containing protein, whose amino-acid sequence MTETPHTLPLAEVEALARAAHQGRTDKAGRPYAEHLQAVAEGVRARGGDPDQIAAAWLHDAVEDGAMPERWLDQAPLSDRTKAIVRAVTKRAGQPPEEYAARILATPGALLVKEADLTHNADPARLAALDEPTRTRLTAKYARMRALLGLAGDA is encoded by the coding sequence GTGACCGAAACCCCGCACACCCTGCCCCTCGCCGAGGTGGAGGCCCTGGCCCGGGCCGCCCACCAAGGCCGGACCGACAAGGCCGGGCGGCCCTACGCCGAGCACCTCCAGGCCGTCGCCGAGGGCGTCCGGGCCCGCGGCGGCGACCCCGACCAGATCGCCGCCGCCTGGCTGCACGACGCCGTCGAGGACGGCGCGATGCCCGAGCGGTGGCTCGACCAGGCCCCGCTGAGCGACCGTACGAAGGCCATCGTGCGGGCGGTCACCAAACGGGCCGGCCAGCCGCCCGAGGAGTACGCGGCCCGGATCCTCGCCACGCCCGGCGCGCTGCTGGTGAAGGAGGCCGATCTAACCCACAACGCGGACCCGGCGCGCCTCGCCGCCCTGGACGAGCCGACCCGGACCCGGCTGACCGCGAAGTACGCGCGGATGCGCGCGCTCCTCGGCCTGGCGGGCGACGCCTGA
- a CDS encoding PP2C family protein-serine/threonine phosphatase — protein sequence MAAGRGRRAAAERFPARWKMQWHRVRVALRRSAVDYFRGDGSDWVALAGLLLTVPLIALTTLANPVWCSPAALVLPIVAGGLLLRPASLLGLYAAAATALIVESVRLGPYTEGPSRVTPGVVLVVAACGFFGLLIAQFRSRVGVPWRRGGTMLFDLRERIRTQSRLPKLPAGWHREMALRPAGGQSFSGDFVVAARTNGGRTLEVVLTDVSGKGMDAGSRALLLSGAFGGLLGSLPPHAFLPAANGYLLRQDWDEGFATSIHLVLDLDSGDYELYSAGHPPGLQLSAGSGRWEEKAAEGPLLGVYEGAQFDPVKGSLRPGDVLMLFTDGLVETSDRDIVEGIDRLTGEADRYVAGGFHGAAWHLIEAVAKDVNDDRALLLICREGPTAQAHIHAQTRSSQAQPAAR from the coding sequence ATGGCAGCAGGACGAGGTCGGCGCGCGGCGGCCGAGAGGTTCCCGGCCCGGTGGAAGATGCAGTGGCACCGGGTCCGCGTCGCCCTGCGCAGAAGCGCCGTCGACTACTTCCGCGGCGACGGCTCCGACTGGGTCGCCCTCGCCGGACTCCTGCTCACCGTGCCGCTGATCGCGCTCACCACCCTCGCCAACCCGGTCTGGTGCTCCCCTGCCGCGCTGGTCCTGCCGATCGTCGCCGGCGGCCTGCTGCTGCGCCCGGCGAGCCTGCTCGGCCTGTACGCGGCGGCGGCCACCGCGCTGATCGTGGAGTCCGTCCGGCTCGGCCCGTACACCGAGGGCCCCTCCCGGGTCACCCCGGGCGTGGTGCTCGTGGTCGCGGCCTGCGGCTTCTTCGGGCTGCTCATCGCCCAGTTCCGCAGCCGGGTCGGCGTGCCCTGGCGGCGCGGCGGCACCATGCTGTTCGACCTGCGCGAACGCATCCGCACCCAGAGCCGGCTGCCCAAACTGCCGGCCGGCTGGCACCGCGAGATGGCGCTGCGCCCGGCCGGCGGCCAGTCCTTCTCCGGCGACTTCGTCGTCGCGGCCCGCACCAACGGCGGCCGCACCCTGGAGGTCGTGCTCACCGACGTCTCCGGCAAGGGCATGGACGCCGGCTCCCGCGCCCTGCTGCTCTCCGGCGCCTTCGGCGGCCTGCTCGGCTCGCTGCCGCCGCACGCCTTCCTCCCGGCCGCGAACGGCTACCTCCTGCGCCAGGACTGGGACGAGGGCTTCGCGACCTCCATCCACCTCGTCCTGGACCTGGACTCCGGCGACTACGAGCTGTACTCGGCGGGCCACCCGCCGGGGCTCCAGCTCAGCGCGGGCAGCGGCCGCTGGGAGGAGAAGGCCGCCGAGGGCCCGCTGCTCGGCGTGTACGAGGGCGCCCAGTTCGACCCGGTGAAGGGCTCGCTGCGGCCCGGCGACGTGCTGATGCTGTTCACCGACGGACTGGTGGAGACCTCCGACCGGGACATCGTCGAGGGCATCGACCGGCTCACCGGCGAGGCCGACCGCTACGTCGCCGGCGGGTTCCACGGCGCCGCCTGGCACCTCATCGAGGCCGTCGCCAAGGACGTCAACGACGACCGCGCCCTGCTGCTGATCTGCCGCGAGGGCCCGACCGCCCAGGCCCACATCCACGCGCAGACCCGGTCGTCGCAGGCGCAGCCGGCGGCCCGCTGA
- a CDS encoding GNAT family N-acetyltransferase, which produces MAMASEGPDGLRVLRPDDWDAWYDTLLRAFGGVPEAAEERELWRELTEFDRFLGVWDGGSCVGTAGAFSFRLTVPGGASVPAAGVTMVGVAATHRRRGVLTSMMRRQLDDVRSWGEPLAVLTASEPDIYGRFGYGVATYALGAEIDTGRVRLSVPAGTDDVRLRYAAPAEVLDACEAVYARLVPRRPGMLARLPEWERVGLLDPESEREGASPLQCVVAERDGRIVGYARYRVKLGWGESGHDGTVLLEDLAAPDPAVDAALWRFLFGIDLTSTLVARGRPVDDTWQYLVSDTRRCRPRLRDSLYLRPVEVGAALEARAYAAPVDVVLEVADAFCPWNAGRWRLSGDTKGATCERTTDAADLALSVRELGSAYLGGVSLAALGAAGRVRELRAGALAEASVAFGTAGPAPWLPHGF; this is translated from the coding sequence ATGGCGATGGCGAGCGAGGGGCCGGACGGACTGCGCGTCCTGCGGCCGGACGACTGGGACGCGTGGTACGACACCCTGCTGCGGGCCTTCGGCGGTGTGCCGGAGGCGGCCGAGGAGCGGGAACTGTGGCGGGAGCTGACCGAGTTCGACCGTTTCCTGGGGGTCTGGGACGGCGGTTCCTGTGTGGGGACGGCCGGGGCGTTCTCGTTCCGGCTCACCGTGCCCGGCGGGGCGTCGGTGCCCGCGGCGGGCGTCACCATGGTGGGTGTGGCCGCCACGCACCGGCGGCGCGGGGTGCTGACCTCGATGATGCGCCGGCAGCTCGACGACGTCCGTTCCTGGGGCGAGCCGCTGGCGGTGCTGACCGCCTCGGAGCCGGACATCTACGGCCGGTTCGGGTACGGCGTGGCGACGTACGCGCTGGGCGCGGAGATCGACACCGGCCGGGTGCGGCTGTCGGTGCCCGCCGGGACCGATGACGTACGGCTGCGGTACGCGGCGCCCGCCGAGGTGCTCGACGCGTGCGAGGCGGTCTACGCCCGGCTGGTGCCGCGGCGGCCCGGCATGCTGGCCCGGCTCCCCGAGTGGGAGCGGGTGGGGCTGCTGGACCCGGAGAGCGAGCGGGAGGGCGCGTCGCCGTTGCAGTGCGTGGTCGCCGAGCGCGACGGCCGGATCGTGGGGTATGCGCGCTACCGGGTGAAGCTCGGCTGGGGCGAGAGCGGCCACGACGGCACGGTGCTCCTGGAGGATCTGGCGGCGCCGGATCCGGCGGTGGACGCGGCGCTGTGGCGGTTCCTGTTCGGGATCGACCTGACCTCCACGCTGGTGGCGCGGGGGCGGCCGGTCGACGACACCTGGCAGTACCTGGTGTCGGACACCCGGCGGTGCCGGCCCCGGCTGCGGGACTCGCTGTACCTGCGGCCGGTGGAGGTGGGGGCCGCGCTGGAGGCGCGCGCGTACGCCGCGCCGGTGGACGTGGTGCTGGAGGTGGCGGACGCCTTCTGCCCGTGGAACGCGGGGCGTTGGCGGCTGAGCGGGGACACCAAGGGGGCGACCTGCGAGCGGACCACGGACGCGGCGGATCTCGCGCTGTCGGTACGGGAGCTGGGCTCGGCCTATCTCGGCGGGGTGTCCCTCGCGGCGCTGGGCGCGGCCGGGCGGGTGCGGGAACTGCGTGCGGGGGCGCTGGCGGAGGCGTCGGTGGCGTTCGGGACGGCGGGGCCCGCGCCGTGGCTGCCGCACGGGTTCTGA
- a CDS encoding Fpg/Nei family DNA glycosylase — MPEGHTIHRLAHDYAARFSGTAPRVTSPQGKFSDAADLLDGAVLTATEAHGKHLFLRFRDADWVHIHLGLFGKVAFGDAPAPPPADTVRLRLANDTAYVDLRGPTTCALITTAEKRAVHDRLGPDPLREDADPSLAYRRISRSRTSIAALLMDQKVVAGVGNVYRAEVLFRHGIDPYRAGRDITPAEWTALWNDLVGLMREGVRLNRIDTVRPEHTPEAMGRPPRVDDHGGEVYVYRRAHLPCHVCGGEIRTAGLAARNLFWCPACQRT, encoded by the coding sequence GTGCCAGAGGGGCACACGATCCACCGGCTGGCGCACGACTACGCCGCCCGCTTCTCCGGCACGGCCCCCCGGGTCACCAGCCCCCAGGGCAAGTTCTCCGACGCCGCCGACCTGCTCGACGGCGCCGTCCTCACCGCCACCGAGGCCCACGGCAAGCACCTCTTCCTGCGCTTCCGCGACGCCGACTGGGTCCACATCCACCTCGGCCTGTTCGGCAAGGTCGCCTTCGGCGACGCACCGGCGCCCCCGCCCGCCGACACCGTCCGGCTGCGCCTCGCGAACGACACCGCCTACGTCGACCTGCGCGGCCCCACCACCTGCGCGCTGATCACCACCGCCGAGAAGCGGGCCGTCCACGACCGGCTCGGCCCCGACCCGCTGCGCGAGGACGCCGACCCGTCGCTCGCCTACCGGCGGATCTCCCGCAGCCGCACCAGCATCGCCGCCCTGCTGATGGACCAGAAGGTCGTCGCCGGCGTCGGCAACGTCTACCGCGCCGAAGTCCTCTTCCGGCACGGCATCGACCCCTACCGCGCGGGCCGGGACATCACGCCCGCCGAGTGGACCGCCCTCTGGAACGACCTCGTCGGGCTGATGCGCGAAGGCGTACGCCTGAACCGCATCGACACCGTGCGCCCCGAACACACCCCGGAGGCGATGGGCCGCCCGCCCCGCGTCGACGACCACGGCGGCGAGGTGTACGTGTACCGCAGGGCGCATCTGCCCTGCCACGTCTGCGGCGGCGAGATCCGCACCGCCGGTCTCGCCGCCCGCAACCTCTTCTGGTGCCCCGCCTGTCAGCGGACCTGA
- a CDS encoding ribose-5-phosphate isomerase — MRVYLGSDHAGFELKNHLVEWLRAAGHDPVDCGPHIYDAQDDYPPFCLRAAEKTAADPGSLGIVIGGSGNGEQIAANKVEGVRAALAWSEETAALGRQHNDANVVAVGARMHTQEEATKFVEVFLGTPFSGDERHIRRIDMLSAYETTGDLPPVPAHHPQQD; from the coding sequence ATGCGCGTGTATCTCGGCTCGGACCATGCCGGCTTCGAACTCAAGAACCACCTCGTCGAGTGGCTCAGGGCAGCGGGCCACGACCCCGTGGACTGCGGCCCCCACATCTACGACGCCCAGGACGACTACCCGCCCTTCTGCCTCCGCGCCGCGGAGAAGACGGCCGCGGACCCCGGCTCCCTCGGCATCGTGATCGGCGGCTCCGGCAACGGCGAGCAGATCGCCGCCAACAAGGTCGAGGGCGTCCGTGCCGCCCTCGCCTGGAGCGAGGAGACGGCAGCGCTGGGCCGCCAGCACAACGACGCCAACGTCGTGGCGGTCGGCGCGCGCATGCACACCCAGGAGGAGGCGACCAAGTTCGTCGAGGTCTTCCTGGGCACCCCCTTCTCCGGCGACGAGCGCCACATCCGCCGCATCGACATGCTCTCGGCGTACGAGACCACGGGCGACCTGCCGCCGGTCCCGGCGCACCACCCGCAGCAGGACTGA
- a CDS encoding amino acid permease, giving the protein MTSQPTLTKADHGHGGPGGTGDPGSGSGLHAGLKNRHLSMIAIGGVIGAGLFVGSSSGIATAGPGILLSYALVGTLVVLVMRMLGEMSAANPTSGSFSAHADRALGRWAGFSIGWLYWFFWVVVLAVEATAGAVILEGWVPAVPQWAWALIVMVVLTGTNLVSVGSYGEFEFWFAGIKVVAIGAFIVIGGLAVFGVLPGVDSDQAGLSNLTEHGGFLPHGPGAILTGVLLVVFSFMGSEIATLAAGESEDPQRAVTKSTNSIIWRIGVFYLGSILVVVSLLPWDSESIQDKGSYVAALDSLGIAHAGQIMNFIVLTSVLSCLNSGLYTASRMAFSLGQRGDAPRSFARTTERGVPRTAILVSVVFGFVAVFFNYKFPDSVFLFLVSSSGAVALFVWLVICFSQLRMRKIIQAEAPEKLVVKMWLYPYLTWATAALIVFILGYMLTDTEHDGRKTVLLSLLVAAVVLVIAVVRQKLGSGQDREREQDEVAAG; this is encoded by the coding sequence ATGACTTCGCAGCCGACCCTGACGAAGGCCGACCACGGCCACGGAGGCCCCGGAGGAACCGGCGATCCCGGTTCCGGCAGCGGACTTCACGCAGGGCTCAAGAACCGCCACCTGTCGATGATCGCCATCGGCGGTGTCATCGGAGCCGGACTCTTCGTGGGGTCCTCCTCCGGTATCGCCACCGCCGGCCCCGGCATCCTCCTGTCCTATGCGCTCGTCGGCACGCTCGTGGTGCTGGTGATGCGCATGCTCGGTGAGATGTCGGCCGCCAACCCGACCTCGGGCTCCTTCTCCGCGCACGCCGACCGCGCGCTCGGCCGCTGGGCCGGGTTCTCCATCGGCTGGCTCTACTGGTTCTTCTGGGTCGTGGTGCTCGCGGTCGAGGCGACCGCCGGTGCCGTGATCCTCGAGGGCTGGGTGCCCGCCGTGCCGCAGTGGGCCTGGGCGCTCATCGTGATGGTGGTGCTGACCGGCACCAACCTGGTCTCCGTCGGCTCCTACGGCGAGTTCGAGTTCTGGTTCGCCGGCATCAAGGTCGTCGCCATCGGCGCCTTCATCGTCATCGGCGGTCTCGCGGTCTTCGGCGTGCTGCCCGGCGTCGACAGCGACCAGGCCGGCCTGTCCAACCTCACCGAGCACGGCGGCTTCCTGCCCCATGGCCCAGGGGCCATCCTGACCGGTGTGCTGCTGGTCGTCTTCTCCTTCATGGGCAGCGAGATCGCGACCCTGGCGGCCGGTGAGTCGGAGGACCCGCAGCGGGCCGTCACCAAGTCGACCAACAGCATCATCTGGCGGATCGGCGTCTTCTACCTCGGCTCGATCCTCGTGGTCGTCTCGCTGCTGCCGTGGGACTCCGAGTCCATCCAGGACAAGGGCTCCTACGTCGCCGCACTCGACTCCCTGGGCATCGCGCACGCCGGTCAGATCATGAACTTCATCGTGCTGACCTCGGTGCTGTCCTGTCTGAACTCCGGCCTCTACACCGCCTCCCGGATGGCCTTCTCGCTCGGCCAGCGCGGGGACGCCCCGAGGTCCTTCGCCAGGACCACCGAGCGCGGCGTGCCGCGTACGGCGATCCTCGTCTCCGTGGTCTTCGGATTCGTGGCCGTGTTCTTCAACTACAAGTTCCCGGACTCCGTCTTCCTCTTCCTGGTCAGCTCCAGCGGTGCCGTCGCGCTCTTCGTCTGGCTGGTGATCTGCTTCTCGCAGCTGCGCATGCGGAAGATCATCCAGGCCGAGGCGCCGGAGAAGCTCGTCGTGAAGATGTGGCTGTACCCGTACCTGACGTGGGCGACCGCCGCGCTGATCGTCTTCATCCTGGGCTACATGCTCACCGACACCGAGCACGACGGCCGCAAGACCGTGCTGCTGTCGCTGCTGGTGGCCGCGGTGGTGCTGGTCATCGCCGTGGTCCGGCAGAAGCTCGGGTCCGGCCAGGACCGGGAGCGGGAGCAGGACGAGGTCGCGGCCGGCTGA
- a CDS encoding FAD-binding oxidoreductase: MNPSTDITTAPLVLRPGDAGYAEETAGFQTGFVRRPAVVFGASSAEDVLAAVRYAAERNLPLGVQATGHGTPGDLRGGVLVGTRRMNRVGVDPGARTARVQAGARWSEVIAAAAPHGLAPLSGSAPSVGAVGYTLGGGLGLLAREFGYAADHVRSLDVVTGDGRLHRDVREGSELYWGLLGGGSAPGIVTELEIGLVPVARLYGGSLAFDGRLVDPAAALAAYEAWTRTVPDGLTSSFAAVPYPDVPAMPPHLRGRYEVSVRVAYTGTDGERLVAPLRKIGPVLADSLREMPYTESHTVHSDPDFPHSYYGDSVVVRELDVERAGEVLRRTGPEADAMVVVQINHLGGALARPAPNAVPFRAGRFLVRLLTVVGREPARALLDPVFALLAPDTLGRSVNFALGAGDRTEGLHDAETRKRLAGLRSSYDPASLFVAG, translated from the coding sequence ATGAATCCCAGCACCGACATCACCACAGCCCCGCTCGTCCTCCGCCCCGGCGACGCCGGGTACGCGGAGGAGACCGCCGGCTTCCAGACCGGGTTCGTACGGCGGCCCGCCGTCGTGTTCGGCGCCTCCTCGGCCGAGGACGTGCTGGCCGCCGTGCGGTACGCGGCGGAACGGAACCTGCCGCTCGGCGTCCAGGCGACCGGCCACGGCACACCCGGCGACCTCCGGGGCGGGGTCCTGGTCGGCACCCGGCGCATGAACCGGGTCGGCGTCGACCCGGGCGCCCGCACCGCCCGGGTGCAGGCGGGGGCCCGCTGGAGCGAGGTCATCGCGGCCGCCGCCCCGCACGGCCTGGCGCCGCTCAGCGGCTCGGCGCCCTCCGTCGGGGCCGTGGGCTACACCCTGGGCGGCGGGCTGGGCCTGCTGGCCCGGGAGTTCGGCTACGCCGCCGACCATGTGCGCTCGCTGGACGTCGTCACCGGCGACGGGCGGCTGCACCGGGACGTGCGGGAGGGCTCCGAGCTGTACTGGGGACTGCTCGGCGGCGGCAGCGCGCCCGGCATCGTCACCGAGCTGGAGATCGGGCTGGTCCCGGTGGCCCGGCTGTACGGCGGCTCGCTGGCCTTCGACGGGCGGCTCGTCGACCCGGCGGCGGCGCTCGCGGCGTACGAGGCCTGGACGCGGACCGTGCCGGACGGGCTGACCTCGTCCTTCGCCGCCGTGCCGTACCCGGACGTGCCCGCGATGCCGCCGCACCTGCGGGGCCGGTACGAGGTGTCCGTGCGGGTGGCGTACACCGGGACGGACGGGGAGCGCCTGGTGGCGCCGCTGCGAAAGATCGGGCCGGTCCTGGCCGACTCGCTGCGGGAGATGCCGTACACCGAGAGCCACACCGTGCACAGCGACCCGGACTTCCCGCACTCGTACTACGGGGACAGCGTGGTGGTGCGCGAGCTGGACGTGGAGCGGGCGGGCGAGGTACTGCGGCGCACCGGGCCGGAGGCGGACGCCATGGTGGTCGTGCAGATCAACCACCTGGGAGGGGCGCTGGCGCGGCCCGCGCCGAACGCGGTGCCGTTCCGTGCCGGGCGGTTCCTGGTGCGGCTGCTGACCGTGGTGGGGCGGGAACCGGCCCGCGCGCTGCTGGACCCGGTGTTCGCGCTGCTCGCGCCGGACACGCTCGGGCGGTCCGTCAACTTCGCCCTGGGGGCCGGGGACCGCACGGAGGGGCTGCACGACGCGGAGACACGGAAGAGGCTCGCCGGGCTGAGGTCGTCGTACGACCCGGCGAGCCTCTTCGTGGCCGGCTGA
- a CDS encoding biotin transporter BioY, producing MSTATATSLARPGQVLADLLPASRVRDIALVAGGAALTGLAAQIAVNVPGSPVPVTGQTFAALLVGTSLGAGRGFLSLALYALAGVAGVPWFAEGASGMGIPSFGYVLGMLLAATVVGALARRGADRSPWRMAGAMLLGEAVIYAVGVPYLALSLDLSASAAIAAGLTPFLIGDALKAALAMGALPAAWKLVGRR from the coding sequence ATGAGCACCGCCACCGCCACCTCCCTCGCCCGCCCGGGCCAGGTCCTCGCCGACCTGCTCCCGGCCTCCCGCGTCCGCGACATCGCCCTCGTCGCCGGCGGTGCCGCGCTCACCGGCCTCGCGGCCCAGATCGCCGTGAACGTGCCCGGCTCCCCGGTCCCGGTGACCGGCCAGACCTTCGCGGCGCTGCTCGTCGGCACCTCGCTGGGCGCCGGCCGCGGCTTCCTCTCGCTCGCGCTGTACGCGCTGGCCGGCGTCGCGGGCGTGCCGTGGTTCGCGGAGGGCGCCTCCGGCATGGGGATCCCGTCCTTCGGCTACGTCCTCGGCATGCTGCTCGCCGCCACCGTCGTCGGCGCCCTGGCCCGTCGCGGCGCCGACCGCTCCCCGTGGCGCATGGCGGGCGCGATGCTCCTCGGCGAGGCGGTCATCTACGCGGTCGGCGTGCCCTACCTCGCCCTGTCGCTCGACCTGTCGGCCTCCGCGGCCATCGCCGCCGGCCTCACCCCGTTCCTGATCGGCGACGCCCTCAAGGCCGCCCTGGCGATGGGGGCGCTGCCCGCCGCCTGGAAGCTCGTCGGCAGGCGCTGA
- a CDS encoding amino acid permease: MPSPTAQETPPQADVSLSHGLKQRHLSMIALGGVIGAGLFVGSGAGIAAAGPSIVVAYVLSGILVMLVMRMLGEMSAAYPSSGSFSAHAERAIGPWAGFTAGWSFWVLLCTAVGLEGIGAAKIVSGWLPGTPEWAWVALFMVVFCGANLAAVKNFGEFEFWFAALKVLAISLFLVLGVLAILGVLPGTDAPGTANLTGEGGFLPGGGEGLVIGLLASVFAYGGLETVTIAAAESEDPVRGVASAVRTAMWRIALFYIGSMAVVVTLVPWNSKEIVESGPYVATLDHLGIPGAGQLMNVVVLVALLSAMNANIYGASRIAYSLVERGQGPKALGRVSGGVPRVAVLASSVFGFVCVLLSYWRPNDVFPWLLNMIGAVILVVWIFIAVSQLRLRRRVEREAPEKLVVRMWAFPVLTWVALAGMAAVFVLMAREPDTRVQLCSTGGMTLFLAAVGYLWQRRREQRPGA, translated from the coding sequence ATGCCCAGCCCCACCGCTCAGGAGACCCCGCCCCAGGCGGACGTCTCCCTCTCCCACGGCCTGAAGCAGCGCCACCTGTCGATGATCGCCCTCGGCGGCGTGATCGGCGCGGGCCTGTTCGTCGGCTCCGGCGCCGGCATCGCCGCCGCGGGTCCGTCGATCGTCGTCGCCTACGTCCTCTCCGGCATCCTGGTGATGCTGGTGATGCGGATGCTCGGCGAGATGTCCGCCGCCTACCCGTCGTCGGGTTCCTTCTCCGCGCACGCCGAGCGGGCGATCGGCCCGTGGGCCGGGTTCACCGCCGGCTGGTCGTTCTGGGTGCTGCTGTGCACGGCGGTCGGCCTGGAGGGCATCGGGGCCGCGAAGATCGTCAGCGGCTGGCTGCCGGGGACGCCCGAGTGGGCGTGGGTGGCACTGTTCATGGTGGTCTTCTGCGGGGCGAACCTGGCCGCCGTGAAGAACTTCGGCGAGTTCGAGTTCTGGTTCGCGGCGCTGAAGGTGCTCGCGATCTCGCTGTTCCTGGTGCTGGGCGTGCTCGCGATCCTGGGCGTGCTGCCGGGCACCGACGCGCCGGGCACCGCGAACCTCACCGGCGAGGGCGGCTTCCTGCCGGGCGGCGGTGAGGGGCTGGTCATCGGCCTGCTCGCCTCGGTGTTCGCCTACGGCGGCCTGGAGACGGTGACCATCGCGGCGGCCGAGTCCGAGGACCCGGTGCGCGGGGTGGCGAGCGCGGTCCGCACCGCGATGTGGCGTATCGCGCTGTTCTACATCGGCTCGATGGCGGTCGTGGTGACGCTGGTGCCGTGGAACTCGAAGGAGATCGTCGAGTCCGGCCCGTACGTCGCCACCCTCGACCACCTCGGCATCCCCGGCGCGGGCCAGCTCATGAACGTGGTCGTGCTGGTCGCCCTGCTGTCCGCGATGAACGCCAACATCTACGGCGCCTCGCGCATCGCGTACTCGCTGGTGGAGCGAGGGCAGGGCCCGAAGGCGCTGGGCCGGGTGTCCGGCGGGGTGCCGCGCGTCGCGGTGCTGGCCTCCTCGGTGTTCGGGTTCGTGTGCGTGCTGCTCAGCTACTGGCGGCCCAACGACGTCTTCCCCTGGCTGCTGAACATGATCGGCGCGGTGATCCTGGTCGTCTGGATCTTCATCGCGGTCTCCCAGCTGCGGCTGCGCCGCCGGGTGGAGCGGGAGGCGCCGGAAAAGCTGGTCGTGCGGATGTGGGCGTTCCCGGTGCTGACCTGGGTCGCGCTGGCCGGGATGGCGGCGGTCTTCGTGCTGATGGCGCGGGAACCGGACACCCGGGTGCAGCTCTGCTCGACGGGCGGCATGACGCTGTTCCTGGCGGCCGTCGGATACCTCTGGCAGCGCAGGCGGGAGCAGCGGCCGGGCGCGTGA